The sequence CGATCTGATCCTGCCAGATGGTACCCGGCTCAGCCAGTTGCTGGACACCTGTCCAGCCGATGGACTTGAGCGTCTCGACGCCCCGGCCCAAGGATGAGCCATGCACCCGACTGCCTCGCCGTGCCTGTCATCACCCCGTCTGCAGCCCCTGAGCCGCAGCAGGGCGGCGATTGACCGGCGGACAGAGCAAGACCACTATAGTCATCAGGTTGATACCATCCTGAGCATCCAGAACACCGTTCCCCATGATGGGGCCCGGCGTCTCATGATCCTGCCCCTGCGGGGCTGAACCACTGGAATCTGCCATGCCTGAAGTAACCCTGACTACGCTCAACAAGCTCAAGCAATCTGGCGAGAAAATTGTCAGTCTGACCGCCTATGACGCCCTGTTCGCTCACCTCGAAAGCACTGCCGGGGTTGAAGTGATTCTGATCGGCGATTCGCTCGGCATGGTATTGCAAGGCCATGACAGCACTCTGCCGGTCACTGTCCAAGACATGGCCTACCACACCCGTGCGGTAAAGCGCGGTAATCAGGGCGCGCTAATCATGGCTGACCTGCCGTTCATGGCCTATGCTACGGTGGAGCAGGCACTGAACAACAGCGCCGTGCTGATGCAGGCCGGGGCCCATGTGGTCAAGCTTGAGGGCGCCGGCTGGCTGGCCGAGACCATCACCGCGCTGGTCCAGCGTGGCGTGCCGGTCTGTGCCCACATGGGCCTGACCCCGCAAACCGTCAATGTGCTTGGCGGCTACAAGGTCCAGGGCAAGGAGGAAGCCCAGGCCAAGGCTATGTTGGCTGACGCCCTGGCCCTCGAAGCCGCAGGCGCCAGCATGCTGTTGCTCGAATGTGTACCCAGTGCCCTGGCCGCGGAAATTTCACGCAGCGTGCAAATTCCGGTCATCGGTATCGGTGCCGGCTCAGGCACCGACGGCCAGGTTCTGGTGGTTCATGATATGCTCGGGCTGTCGATCAGCGGCCGGCTGCCACGCTTCGTAAAGAACTTTATGAACGGCCAGCCCGACGTGCCAGCGGCGATCCGCGCCTATGTCGAGGCGGTCAAACGCGTTGAATTCCCGGCAGCCGAGCACGAGTTCTGACACCATGAATACGCTACACAGCATCGCCCAAGTCCGCGCCGCCATCAGCCATGCCCGCAAGGATGGCAAACGTATCGGTCTGGTGCCGACCATGGGCAACCTGCATGCCGGACACATCGCCCTGGTGGAAAAAGCTCGGCAACGCACCGATTACGTGGTGGTCAGCATCTTCGTCAACCCGTTGCAGTTCGGCCCCAGCGAAGACCTGGATAGTTATCCGCGGACCCTGGCCGATGATCAGGCCAAGCTGCTGGATGCCGGTGCCCATATGGTGTTCGCCCCCAGCGTCAATGACATGTACCCCGAAGGTATGGACGGCCACACCATCGTCAATGTTCCGGTCGTCTCCGAAGGACTGTGCGGCGCCAGTCGTCCAGGCCACTTCAACGGCGTCGCTACTGTGGTCAGCAAGCTGTTCAATATTGTCCAACCTGATCTGGCGGTGTTCGGCGAGAAGGACTATCAGCAACTGGCGGTCATTCGCAAGATGACCCAGGACCTGTGCCTGCCGACCCAGATCATGGGCGAGCCGACCGTTCGCGCCGAGGACGGTCTGGCGCTGTCCTCGCGCAACGGCTACCTGAGCCCGAGCGAACGGGAGGTTGCTCCGCTACTGTTTGCCACCCTCAAACAAGTAGCGGCCAACCTGCAAAGCGGGCGCCGCGACTTTGCCCAGGTAATTGAGGAGGCGCGGATGGTACTCGAATCCAGCGGCCTGCATCCCGACTACCTAGACCTGCGTGACGCCCTGACCCTGAACCCGATCAGCGACACCACCGAAGAAGCCGTCGCTCTGGCCGCCGCCTTTCTCGGCAAGACCCGACTGATCGACAACCTGCGCTTCAAGCTGAACTGAGCCAGCCCGCCCCGCCATTCGGCGGGGCTCATCTTTGCCGTTCAATACCCCTAACCTCCCCGGACTAGACCAAAGAAGGGTTGAATTAACCGCTTCGATGGCTGAGGCTGTATAGCCTATACGGCAGTATCACGCCGATAAAAACAAGAGGGAGCCGTTCATGTACAAGATCGAGAATCACCTGGTATCCGATGCCACCCGGGCCTATGCCCATCTGGATGAAGCCGGTTACCAGGCCATGTACCGTCAGTCGCTTGAGCAGCCCGAACAGTTCTGGGCTGAGCAGGCCAAGCGCTTTCTGACCTGGGAGCAACCCTGGAGCAAAGTCCATGAAAGTGACCTCAGTCAGGGCCAGGCCGCCTGGTTCATCGACGGCAAGCTGAACGTCAGCGTCAACTGCATTGACCGCCATCTGCCCAGCCGTGGCGAGCAGACCGCGATTATCTGGGAAGGCGACGAGCCGACCGATGATGCCCGGATCAGCTACCGCGAACTGCATGAAAAGGTCTGCCGGCTGGCCAACGTGCTCAAAGCTCGCGGCGTCAAGAAAGGCGACCGGGTCTGCCTGTACATGCCAATGATTCCCGAGGCCGCCTACGCCATGCTGGCCTGCGCCCGGATTGGCGCAGTGCATTCGGTGGTGTTCGGCGGTTTCTCCCCCGACGCCCTGCGCGACCGCATCCTTGACGCCGACTGCCAGGTAGTGATCACCGCCGACGAGGGTGTGCGCGGCAGCAAAAAGGTGCCGCTCAAACAGAATGTGGAGAAGGCCCTCAAGGATTGCCCCAACGTTCACAGCGTGGTCACCGTGCAACGTACCGGCGCCGACATCCCCTGGCACGAACACCGTGACCTCTGGTACCACGACGCCATTGCCGGAGTCAGTGCCGACTGCGCGGCGGAGCCGATGGACAGTGAAGACCCGCTGTTCATCCTGTACACCTCAGGCTCGACCGGCAAGCCCAAGGGCGTGCTGCACACCACTGGCGGCTACCTGCTCGGTGCCGCCATGACCCACCACTATGTGTTCGACTATCACGAAGGCGAAACCTACTGGTGCACCGCCGACATCGGCTGGATCACCGGCCACTCCTACATCGTCTACGGGCCGCTGTGCAACGGCGCCACCACCCTGATGTTCGAAGGCGTACCAACCTATCCGGACGCCTCGCGCTGCTGGCAGGTGGTCGACAAGCACAAGGTCAACATCTTCTACACCGCACCAACAGCCATCCGCGCCCTGATGGCCAAGGGTGACGAATACGTAACCAGCGCCTCGCGCACCAGCCTGCGCCTGCTCGGCAGCGTTGGTGAGCCGATCAACCCGGAAGCCTGGGAGTGGTACTTCCATGTAGTGGGCGACTCGCGCTGCCCGATTGTCGATACCTGGTGGCAGACCGAGACCGGCGCCATCATGATCACCCCGCTGCCCGGCGCCACCAACCTCAAACCCGGCTCGGCGACCCGTCCCTTCTTCGGTGTTGAACCAGCCCTGGTCGATCCAGAAGGTAATGAACTGGAAGGCCCGGCCAGCGGCAACCTGATCATCAAGCGTTCCTGGCCGAGTCAGATCCGTACTGTCTATGGCGATCACCAGCGACTGATCGACACCTACTTCAGCGCCTACAAGGGGGTATATTTCACCGGCGATGGCGCCCGTCGTGACGAAGACGGCTATTACTGGATCACCGGCCGGGTCGATGACGTGCTCAACGTCTCCGGTCACCGGATCGGTACCGCCGAAGTCGAAAGTGCCCTGGTGCTGCACGATGCCGTAGCCGAAGCCGCCGTGGTCGGCTGCCCGCACGATATCAAGGGCCAGGCGATCTATGCCTTCGTCATGCCAATGCACGATATCGAGCCCAGTGACGCCCTGGTGGCCGAGCTCAAAGCGTTCGTCGCCGAACAGGTCGGCGCATTTGCCCGCCCCGAGTTCATCCAGTGGACCCCTGGCTTGCCCAAGACCCGCTCGGGCAAGATCATGCGCCGCATCCTGCGCAAGATCGCCTGTGACGAACTGGATACCCTGGGTGACACCTCAACCCTGGCCGATCCCAGCGTGGTCGATGAGCTGATCGCCCAGCGTCTGAACCGGGCCTGAGCTGGCTCCATCCCTTGCGGCTGCGAACCGAGTTCGCAGCCGCCGCCTCCCCCCGTGCAATCAACGTGCGCCAGTCGCACGTATTGCGCTGCGCCCGGTTGTCGATCGTGACTGACAAGTCTATCCTAGTCACCCCTGAGAACCGGTCATGAGGAGTCGTTCATGCAAGAGGTCGTCATCGTCGCCGCTACCCGTACCGCCATCGGCAGCTTCGGCGGGCAGTTCGCCAACATTCCCGCCCACGAGTTGGGCGCCACCGTCATTCGCGCCCTGCTTGAACAAACCGCCATCGACCCCGCCAGTGTCGACGAGGTGATCCTGGGCCAGGTACTAACGGCAGGCTGCGGCCAGAACCCGGCGCGCCAGGCCGCGATCCACGCCGGACTGCCGCACAGCGTGCCGGCCCTGACCCTGAACAAGGTCTGCGGCTCCGGGCTCAAGGCCCTGCACCTGGCAGCCCAGGCTATCCGTTGCGGCGATGCCGAGATCATGATCGCCGGCGGCCAGGAATCCATGAGCCTATCCCCTCACCTGCTGCCGACCTCGCGCAGCGGTCAACGCATGGGCCATGGTCAGATCATCGACAGCATGATCCATGACGGTTTGTGGGATGCCTTCAACGACTACCACATGGGGATTACCGCCGAGAACCTGGTCGACAAGTACGGCATCAGCCGGGAAGAGCAGGATGCCTTTGCTGCCGCCTCGCAACAAAAAGCCGTCGCCGCGCAGCAAGCCGGCCGCTTTGACGCCGAGATAACCCCGGTCAGCGTCCCCCAGCGCAAGGGCGAAGCCCTGCTGATCAACCAGGATGAGCAACCGCGCCCAGGCACCACAGCCGAGTCACTGGGCAAACTGCGCCCGGCGTTCAAGAAGGACGGCAGTGTCAGTGCCGGCAACGCCTCCAGCCTCAACGATGGCGCCGCCGCAGTCATGCTGATGAGCGCCAGCAAGGCCGCCGAACTGGGTCTGCCGGTACTGGCCAAGGTAGCGGCCTATGCCAATGCCGGGGTCGATCCGGCGATCATGGGCATTGGCCCGGTCTCCGCCACCCAGCGCTGCCTGAGCAAGGCCGGCTGGCAGGTACAGGATCTGGATCTGATCGAAGCCAACGAAGCTTTCGCGGCCCAGGCTCTGGCGGTTGGCAAGGAACTGCAGTGGGATGCCAGCAAGGTCAACGTCAATGGCGGCGCCATTGCCCTCGGTCACCCGATCGGAGCCTCCGGCTGCCGGGTGCTGGTCACCCTGCTGCATGAAATGCTCAAGCGCGACGCCAAAAAAGGTCTGGCGACGCTGTGCATCGGCGGTGGCCAGGGCGTGGCGCTGGCACTGCAACGCGACTGAGCCGACCACAGGGGCGGCATCATGCCGTCCCTAGCGCCTGAGCGGCGGGTAGCGCCACCAGACCGCCAGCACCAGCAGCGCAAACAGGCTGTAAATCAGGATAAAGACCCAGTCAGGGGCCTCGTAATAGAGCAGGCGCTGCAACCAGTACTGAATGAAGCTACCGGCATAAACCCGGCTGCCGGCCTGCTCACGCAGCCACATCTCCAGCGTGGTCAACGGACATACCAGCCCCAGCCAAGCCTCGGCCACCACCACCAGAATCGTGGCCAGGTGCGCCAGCCGAAACCACAGACGATTGACCCAGCGCCAGCCCCAGGCGTTACCCAGCACAATCAGCACCACCCCCAGGATCACGAACAGTACGATGGCCACATGCACGGCCAGCACCAGGTCAGCCAGCCATTGCCAATAGGCAGGCGCGTTCATCTGCTCAGATTCCCGGCAGCGGTGCGGTCCCTGCCTCCAGCTCGACCAGCCACTCATCCAGCTCGCGCCGCATCCGCAGCGCTATCGGTGATGCCAGCGCTCGCCGCACGAAAGCCTCTGAACGGGTTTTGCCCAGCCAGTAGCGGAAGGTTTCCTCGATACCCGGCCACTCAGCAGCGCCCCGCATTTCCAACTGGCAAGGCATCCCGGCCTCCAGTATCCCCGGCTCCAGCACTCGCACATAAGCCCCGCTTCGGGCAGCCCGGGCAAAAGTCTTGGCAAAGGTTGGCTCACCCGCCCGCGCCGCCAGGGTCGAGCAAGGAATCCGTGGCCCGGTCAGCTCCAGCAGTACCTCGCCAATACGCAGGCGATCACCGATACGCGGCAGCTCCCACCAATCGCTCAGAGTCAGGTTCTCACCGAAGAAGCCCGGCATCAGCTCGCGCTCAAGCTGGCCTGACCACCAGTCGATGTCAGCCTGGCTGTACAGGTACAGCGCCTGATCCGGCCCACCGTGGTGCTTGCCATCAGCGATGAAGTCGCCCACCAGCCCATCCGGGCCAACCGGCACGGGAGCACTCACAGGCCGTTTGAAATGCCCGGTGCGGGCCCGGCGCTTACCAATATCCAGCCATTCGGGCTGCGCTCGGTTGATCGCAATCAGATCAATATCCTGAGTCATGACTCCCTCACAGTATGCATTGCCACTCCAACGACCAGTCTGCCACGAAACCTCAGGCGCGTCCTTCAAGCGATCCCAACGATGGCCGGTCTACTCCTCAACGCACGGATAACGCCCCAGCACCCGATAGCTGGCGCCCTGCTCGCTCAGGTCACTGAGAAACAGACTGACGTGCTCGACCCGAAAACACGGACCTCGCAGGTCTTTGTGGCGCTGCACGTAGTCCTCAGGCCCTGGTTGCGGCCCATGCAGCCGAGCCAGGGTGATATGCGGCTTGTAGCCCTGTCGGTCGGGGCCAATTCCGGCCTCGGCCAGCAGGTGATCGAGCTGCTGCTTGAGCCGGCGCAGAGGTGCTTGCGGACTGACTCCGGCCCACAAGGCCAGGGGCCGGCGCGGAGGCCCGAACCAGCCCATCCCTTTTACCGTCAGGGTAAAGTCCCTAAAACGCAGGCTGGTCAGTGCCGCTATCACCTGCTCGACCTGCCCGGCGGCAACTTCGCCGACAAACCTCAGAGTCAGATGCAACTGCTCGGCTGACTGCCAACGTGCGCCCGGCATCGGCTCGGCAAGCTGCAGCAAGGCTTGTTTAACGGGCTCTGGCAACTCCAGGGCAATAAACAAACGCGGCATGCGCGGCCCTCCTTAACATTGGACTACCACAACCCGCCAGCCTGACCTAGGCTGGGTAGAGTGCCGGTTCTGCCCGACACCCCTTTCCCTACTTCATGGAGGTCAGTATGGCCAAGATTCTGGTGCTGTATTACTCAATGTACGGACATATCGAAACCATGGCCAATGCCGTGGCTGATGGGGCTCGCCAGGTGCCTGGAGCCGAGGTCAGCGTCAAGCGGGTGGCCGAAACCATGCCCGCCGAGGCGTTCAAGAATGCCGGCGGCAAGCTGGACCAGGCCGCCGAAGTGGCCTCCCCGGCCGAGCTACCTGACTACGATGCAATCATCTTCGGTACCCCGACCCGATTCGGCAACATGAGCGGCCAGATGCGCACGTTCCTCGACCAGACTGGCGGGCTCTGGGCCAAGGGCGCGCTGCGCGGCAAGGTCGCCAGTGTATTCACCTCGACCGGCACCGGCGGTGGCCAGGAGACCACGGTGATAACTACCTGGACCACCCTGGCCCATCACGGCATGATCATCGTGCCGCTGGGCTATGGCGCCAGCGAGTTGTTCGACATTTCCACTACCCGCGGCGGCAGCCCCTATGGCGCGGCGACCATTGCCGGCGGCGACGGCTCGCGTCAGCCCTCGGACGCCGAGCTGTCCATTGCCCGACATCAGGGCGAGCTGGTGGCAGGCATCGCGGTGAGGCTGGCTGGCTGAACCTGTGCGCCCGAGGCCCCAGGACTAACGGCGCAAACGCGCCTCGGGCGCATTGAGCATGCGTACCAGCGGATTGGCCGCCTCGACCCGGTCCTGCAGCGCCAGACCGGCCAGCAGGCCAAAGGCGAATCCACCCAGATGCGCAGCGTAGGCGACATTGGTTTCGCCAACCATCATGCCGAAGATGTTCATGCCGCTCCAGATCAGAAAAAACCAGTGCGGTGCCAGTTTCTTCTGCCAAACCACGAACATGAAACTCAGGCTGGAATAGCGGAACCAGATCAGATACAGGCCAAACAGCGTGGCGATAGAACCACTGGCGCCGACCAGCAGCAGGTCACGCCCGCCCAGCCAGGAGGTCACCAGCAGCTCGGCCAATGCCGCTATCACCCCACCCAGCAGATACAGCCCCAGATAGCGCCAGGGGCCCAGCACATCCTCGATGTTGTCGCCAATGATCCAGAGAAAATACATATTGCCCAGCAGGTGCATCCAGCCGCCATGCACGAACTGGTAACTCAACAGTTGCCAAAGCATGGGGGGCTGCCCAACCAGATCGGACTGCACACCCAGTAGCAGCATCAGCACCACCTCCATCTGAGCGCTACTCTGACCCAGCAGAAACACCAGTGCGCACAACCCGATCAGGCTATAGGTTACCCAGGGTGTGCGCCGGGTCTTGATGTTGAATTCGACCGGCATCCGGGTCATGAATTCGAAAAGCCAGGAGCGCCAATTGAGCGTAGCGTTGAGCATCTGCATGGCGTCCTTGAGCTTGGGTGAATGCATAACTTGATCGACCTCGTCATGGTCGAGCCAGACGCCGTCACAGCTCGCACAGCGGTCAATCTCGACCTGATAGTCCGGTAACAGGTGGTAATGCTCCATCGGCGCCTGACAGTGCCAGCAGACCCGCTGGCTAGCCCCCAAATGCTCGCCCAGGTGGCTGACATGGCAGTGCTGATCG is a genomic window of Halopseudomonas phragmitis containing:
- the panB gene encoding 3-methyl-2-oxobutanoate hydroxymethyltransferase, whose product is MPEVTLTTLNKLKQSGEKIVSLTAYDALFAHLESTAGVEVILIGDSLGMVLQGHDSTLPVTVQDMAYHTRAVKRGNQGALIMADLPFMAYATVEQALNNSAVLMQAGAHVVKLEGAGWLAETITALVQRGVPVCAHMGLTPQTVNVLGGYKVQGKEEAQAKAMLADALALEAAGASMLLLECVPSALAAEISRSVQIPVIGIGAGSGTDGQVLVVHDMLGLSISGRLPRFVKNFMNGQPDVPAAIRAYVEAVKRVEFPAAEHEF
- the panC gene encoding pantoate--beta-alanine ligase, whose product is MNTLHSIAQVRAAISHARKDGKRIGLVPTMGNLHAGHIALVEKARQRTDYVVVSIFVNPLQFGPSEDLDSYPRTLADDQAKLLDAGAHMVFAPSVNDMYPEGMDGHTIVNVPVVSEGLCGASRPGHFNGVATVVSKLFNIVQPDLAVFGEKDYQQLAVIRKMTQDLCLPTQIMGEPTVRAEDGLALSSRNGYLSPSEREVAPLLFATLKQVAANLQSGRRDFAQVIEEARMVLESSGLHPDYLDLRDALTLNPISDTTEEAVALAAAFLGKTRLIDNLRFKLN
- the acs gene encoding acetate--CoA ligase — protein: MYKIENHLVSDATRAYAHLDEAGYQAMYRQSLEQPEQFWAEQAKRFLTWEQPWSKVHESDLSQGQAAWFIDGKLNVSVNCIDRHLPSRGEQTAIIWEGDEPTDDARISYRELHEKVCRLANVLKARGVKKGDRVCLYMPMIPEAAYAMLACARIGAVHSVVFGGFSPDALRDRILDADCQVVITADEGVRGSKKVPLKQNVEKALKDCPNVHSVVTVQRTGADIPWHEHRDLWYHDAIAGVSADCAAEPMDSEDPLFILYTSGSTGKPKGVLHTTGGYLLGAAMTHHYVFDYHEGETYWCTADIGWITGHSYIVYGPLCNGATTLMFEGVPTYPDASRCWQVVDKHKVNIFYTAPTAIRALMAKGDEYVTSASRTSLRLLGSVGEPINPEAWEWYFHVVGDSRCPIVDTWWQTETGAIMITPLPGATNLKPGSATRPFFGVEPALVDPEGNELEGPASGNLIIKRSWPSQIRTVYGDHQRLIDTYFSAYKGVYFTGDGARRDEDGYYWITGRVDDVLNVSGHRIGTAEVESALVLHDAVAEAAVVGCPHDIKGQAIYAFVMPMHDIEPSDALVAELKAFVAEQVGAFARPEFIQWTPGLPKTRSGKIMRRILRKIACDELDTLGDTSTLADPSVVDELIAQRLNRA
- a CDS encoding acetyl-CoA C-acetyltransferase, giving the protein MQEVVIVAATRTAIGSFGGQFANIPAHELGATVIRALLEQTAIDPASVDEVILGQVLTAGCGQNPARQAAIHAGLPHSVPALTLNKVCGSGLKALHLAAQAIRCGDAEIMIAGGQESMSLSPHLLPTSRSGQRMGHGQIIDSMIHDGLWDAFNDYHMGITAENLVDKYGISREEQDAFAAASQQKAVAAQQAGRFDAEITPVSVPQRKGEALLINQDEQPRPGTTAESLGKLRPAFKKDGSVSAGNASSLNDGAAAVMLMSASKAAELGLPVLAKVAAYANAGVDPAIMGIGPVSATQRCLSKAGWQVQDLDLIEANEAFAAQALAVGKELQWDASKVNVNGGAIALGHPIGASGCRVLVTLLHEMLKRDAKKGLATLCIGGGQGVALALQRD
- a CDS encoding DUF2784 domain-containing protein; its protein translation is MNAPAYWQWLADLVLAVHVAIVLFVILGVVLIVLGNAWGWRWVNRLWFRLAHLATILVVVAEAWLGLVCPLTTLEMWLREQAGSRVYAGSFIQYWLQRLLYYEAPDWVFILIYSLFALLVLAVWWRYPPLRR
- a CDS encoding MOSC domain-containing protein, whose product is MTQDIDLIAINRAQPEWLDIGKRRARTGHFKRPVSAPVPVGPDGLVGDFIADGKHHGGPDQALYLYSQADIDWWSGQLERELMPGFFGENLTLSDWWELPRIGDRLRIGEVLLELTGPRIPCSTLAARAGEPTFAKTFARAARSGAYVRVLEPGILEAGMPCQLEMRGAAEWPGIEETFRYWLGKTRSEAFVRRALASPIALRMRRELDEWLVELEAGTAPLPGI
- the thpR gene encoding RNA 2',3'-cyclic phosphodiesterase, translating into MPRLFIALELPEPVKQALLQLAEPMPGARWQSAEQLHLTLRFVGEVAAGQVEQVIAALTSLRFRDFTLTVKGMGWFGPPRRPLALWAGVSPQAPLRRLKQQLDHLLAEAGIGPDRQGYKPHITLARLHGPQPGPEDYVQRHKDLRGPCFRVEHVSLFLSDLSEQGASYRVLGRYPCVEE
- the wrbA gene encoding NAD(P)H:quinone oxidoreductase translates to MAKILVLYYSMYGHIETMANAVADGARQVPGAEVSVKRVAETMPAEAFKNAGGKLDQAAEVASPAELPDYDAIIFGTPTRFGNMSGQMRTFLDQTGGLWAKGALRGKVASVFTSTGTGGGQETTVITTWTTLAHHGMIIVPLGYGASELFDISTTRGGSPYGAATIAGGDGSRQPSDAELSIARHQGELVAGIAVRLAG
- a CDS encoding rhomboid family intramembrane serine protease, with product MPLRKAHCPCCLTRTLYEVPFQSGRVFQCRSCEGMWFEDRQLNQAISDTHPDIDQHCHVSHLGEHLGASQRVCWHCQAPMEHYHLLPDYQVEIDRCASCDGVWLDHDEVDQVMHSPKLKDAMQMLNATLNWRSWLFEFMTRMPVEFNIKTRRTPWVTYSLIGLCALVFLLGQSSAQMEVVLMLLLGVQSDLVGQPPMLWQLLSYQFVHGGWMHLLGNMYFLWIIGDNIEDVLGPWRYLGLYLLGGVIAALAELLVTSWLGGRDLLLVGASGSIATLFGLYLIWFRYSSLSFMFVVWQKKLAPHWFFLIWSGMNIFGMMVGETNVAYAAHLGGFAFGLLAGLALQDRVEAANPLVRMLNAPEARLRR